AGGAAATCACCGTGGCGTTCAACCCGCACTACCTGGTGGAGGGCCTGAGCGTGATCGAGACCAAGTACGTCCGGTTCTCCTTCACCACAGCACCCAAGCCGGCGATGATCACCGCCCAGGTGGATGCGGACGGCGAGGACCAAGGCGACTATCGCTACCTGGTTATGCCGGTGCGCCTGCCCAACTAGTAAACAACCCCAGCGCAGAAAAGAGCTCCAGCGTGCATATCGGACTGATCGGCCTTGGAAAAATGGGGTTCAACATGCGCGAACGACTGCGCAAGGGTGGAATCGAAGTCACGGGGTTTGATCGCAATCCGGACATCACCGATGTAGCGTCCCTTGATGAACTCATCGCTGCGGTTCCCGTTCCGCGCCTTATCTGGGTAATGGTCCCCTCCGGAGAGATCACTGATGCCGTGATCACCGAACTGGGCGAGAAACTCGATGACGGTGACTTGGTCATCGACGGCGGCAACTCCCGTTTCACAGAGGATCAGAAGCACGGTGTTGCATTGGTTGAAAAGGGAATCCACTTCGCCGACTGCGGAGTGTCCGGCGGCGTGTGGGGCCTGCAGAACGGTTATGGCCTGATGGCTGGAGGCGAAGCGGCAGACATCGAACGTGCCCTTCCCGTTTTTGATGTGCTGCGTCCGGAAGGCGAGCGGGCGGACAGCTTTGTTCATGTGGGCGGCGTTGGCGCCGGCCACTACGCCAAGATGGTTCACAACGGGATCGAATATGGTCTGATGCAGGCCTACGCCGAGGGCTACGAACTGCTGGCCGCGAAGGATATCGTCACAGATCTCCCCGGCACATTCCGCGCCTGGCAGAAGGGCACCGTTGTGCGCTCCTGGCTGCTCGATCTTATGGTCAAGGCCCTGGATGAGGATCCGGGCCTGGAATCCATTGACGATTATGTGGAGGATTCCGGGGAGGGCCGCTGGACCGTGGAAGAAGCCATTGCCAACGCCGTTCCGGCACCGGCCATCACCGCTGCGCTTTTTGCCCGTTTTTCGTCCCGCGAGGACAACTCCCCGGCCATGAAAATGGTTTCCGCACTGCGCCACCAGTTCGGCGGGCATGCCACCCGTCCGGCCAAATAGCACTCACGGGGATTCCGGAGAGTTCTGAGAATTCTGAGATGGCGTGTATCTAGAACACCTTTCGCTGACTGATTTCCGCAGTTATGCCCAAGTGGATCTCCCCTTGGAACCCGGAGTGACGGTCCTGGTGGGTGCCAACGGCATCGGCAAGACCAACCTGATGGAAGCAATCGGTTATCTGGCCACACTCAGTTCACACCGTGTCAGTTCCGACGTGCCCTTGCTGCGTTTCGGAACGGACCGCGCACTGATCAGGGCAAGGCTGGTCCGCGGTGAGCAGGCCACGCTGCTGGAACTTGAGATCAACGGCAGCCGTGCCAACCGCGGACGCATCAACCGGAGCAATCCCGTGCGTGCCCGCGACATTCTCGGCATCTGCCACACCGTACTGTTCGCGCCGGAGGACCTGGCGCTGGTCAAGGGTGATCCCTCCAGTCGGCGCCGGTTCCTCGACGAGCTGCTGGTGAGCCTGGTCCCGCGGCACGCAGCTACGCGCAGCGACTACGACCGCGTCCTGAAACAGCGCAACGCTCTCCTGAAATCAGCCCGCGCCGGCAAATTCACGCCCGGACATGAGGCAACGCTGGATGTCTGGGACCAGCACATGGCAAAAGCCGGTGCGGAACTTCTGCATGCACGCCTGGAACTGGTGGAGCGGCTCCGGCCGCACCTCAACGAGGCCTATGCCCAGCTCACCGACGGTTCCAAGGAGGCCGGGGCCATTTACCGTTCCACGATCCAGAGCATGATCGACGACGACGGCGCTCCAGCGGCGCGCGTCGGCGAACCCTCCGCCGTTGCGGACGTGGCTGACGATCTCAGAATGCTTTCGGTGGATGAGCTGACCGAACGGTATGTGCAGGCCTTCGCGGTGTCCCGGCGTAAAGAGC
This genomic interval from Micrococcaceae bacterium Sec5.7 contains the following:
- the gnd gene encoding decarboxylating 6-phosphogluconate dehydrogenase; translated protein: MHIGLIGLGKMGFNMRERLRKGGIEVTGFDRNPDITDVASLDELIAAVPVPRLIWVMVPSGEITDAVITELGEKLDDGDLVIDGGNSRFTEDQKHGVALVEKGIHFADCGVSGGVWGLQNGYGLMAGGEAADIERALPVFDVLRPEGERADSFVHVGGVGAGHYAKMVHNGIEYGLMQAYAEGYELLAAKDIVTDLPGTFRAWQKGTVVRSWLLDLMVKALDEDPGLESIDDYVEDSGEGRWTVEEAIANAVPAPAITAALFARFSSREDNSPAMKMVSALRHQFGGHATRPAK
- the recF gene encoding DNA replication/repair protein RecF encodes the protein MYLEHLSLTDFRSYAQVDLPLEPGVTVLVGANGIGKTNLMEAIGYLATLSSHRVSSDVPLLRFGTDRALIRARLVRGEQATLLELEINGSRANRGRINRSNPVRARDILGICHTVLFAPEDLALVKGDPSSRRRFLDELLVSLVPRHAATRSDYDRVLKQRNALLKSARAGKFTPGHEATLDVWDQHMAKAGAELLHARLELVERLRPHLNEAYAQLTDGSKEAGAIYRSTIQSMIDDDGAPAARVGEPSAVADVADDLRMLSVDELTERYVQAFAVSRRKELERGISLVGPHRDELELVLGEAPAKGYASHGETWSMCLSLRLASYYVMLDDARTGGSAPILILDDVFAELDVQRRRKLAAIVAGAEQVLVTAAVDADIPEELAGRRVKVIPGGIDEQG